One stretch of Nitrospirota bacterium DNA includes these proteins:
- a CDS encoding DUF4912 domain-containing protein has translation MKKKTSAKKASEKEKRKQFEKQVRQALSAPRKAVAKKKETKDKAKAKGKYASEEKRKSKSFGKTGPARKKTEVKKTDKDKGRKKKSVSKISRKITAKTAASAKKARVKKPQKPVSGIKAKTPLPTVKAKTQVKIKKTTKVREEGRVRAVTKGTAVIKAKKDAEARTKAKVRKKEKPKARIERAPKRGTTPKTAVKKEEKIVPTKPVIEKKAAQIKKPDMGIAVPPKPEKKKIAKKTVKEKVLPGVEKKISDRKVGKVKKVPVAETIKKMPEQMVQPPSVPMGMARPYEIKAEQEVPYEVETGYQPIPVGTLPAEYGENSITLMTVDPHKLFVYWEVREETLRIFPGDIVIRLYDVTGIDLHRTEAAGCTEIPVHERIGSTYMDVDPAREYIADIGIAYEGIFIAVARSLRASTPVAAVLEKGLPPDLISETGFRTGY, from the coding sequence ATGAAGAAAAAAACATCTGCAAAAAAAGCGAGTGAAAAGGAGAAAAGGAAACAATTTGAGAAACAGGTACGACAGGCCCTGAGCGCTCCCCGAAAAGCAGTGGCGAAAAAGAAAGAGACCAAAGACAAGGCAAAGGCAAAAGGAAAATATGCGTCAGAGGAAAAACGGAAAAGCAAATCGTTCGGCAAGACCGGGCCAGCCAGAAAAAAAACAGAGGTAAAGAAAACAGACAAGGACAAAGGCAGAAAGAAGAAGAGTGTTTCAAAAATCTCGCGGAAGATCACAGCAAAGACAGCAGCTTCTGCGAAAAAAGCACGGGTGAAGAAACCGCAAAAGCCGGTTTCAGGAATAAAGGCAAAAACGCCGCTTCCTACAGTAAAGGCAAAGACGCAGGTAAAAATAAAGAAAACGACAAAGGTCAGGGAAGAGGGCCGGGTCAGGGCTGTGACAAAGGGTACGGCGGTGATTAAGGCGAAGAAAGATGCTGAGGCAAGGACGAAAGCAAAGGTACGAAAAAAAGAGAAGCCAAAGGCACGGATAGAGCGTGCACCAAAGCGGGGTACTACCCCGAAGACTGCGGTAAAAAAAGAAGAGAAGATAGTACCGACAAAGCCCGTCATTGAAAAGAAAGCAGCACAGATTAAGAAGCCGGACATGGGAATCGCCGTGCCGCCGAAACCTGAGAAAAAGAAAATAGCAAAAAAAACTGTAAAAGAAAAGGTTCTGCCCGGGGTTGAGAAAAAGATTTCTGACAGAAAAGTGGGAAAAGTGAAAAAGGTGCCGGTTGCAGAAACGATAAAGAAAATGCCTGAGCAGATGGTGCAGCCACCCTCTGTACCAATGGGAATGGCGAGACCGTATGAAATCAAAGCGGAACAGGAAGTGCCTTATGAGGTTGAGACAGGGTATCAGCCTATACCCGTCGGCACCCTTCCGGCAGAGTACGGGGAAAACAGCATTACCCTCATGACAGTTGATCCGCATAAGCTTTTTGTCTATTGGGAGGTGCGGGAGGAAACATTACGGATATTCCCCGGAGACATTGTGATCAGGTTATATGATGTTACCGGAATTGACCTTCACAGGACAGAGGCAGCCGGCTGCACAGAAATTCCTGTGCATGAACGGATCGGAAGCACGTATATGGACGTTGATCCTGCAAGGGAATATATCGCTGATATCGGCATCGCGTACGAAGGGATTTTTATCGCGGTGGCGCGGTCTCTGCGGGCTTCAACTCCGGTTGCTGCAGTTTTAGAAAAAGGTCTGCCGCCAGACCTGATTTCCGAGACCGGATTCCGCACGGGATATTAG